The proteins below come from a single uncultured Carboxylicivirga sp. genomic window:
- a CDS encoding RNA polymerase sigma-70 factor — protein sequence MNTKKQNKTLFICDLYDNDKWFDILFKEHYQALCRFALTVIPLENLAEEAVQNVFVNIWEKHKTITVKSNIKGLLYQSVYNESIRLRKKRLKTKEYESEYVDQLLPDFDNQDQPDITFIKQAISNAIANLPEKCRDIFIMRRKEGLSNIEIAEYLGISVKTVENQIAIAIKKLRLELSPVVKHLPIILILLKIS from the coding sequence ATGAATACAAAAAAACAAAATAAAACACTCTTTATCTGCGATTTATATGACAATGATAAATGGTTTGATATACTGTTTAAAGAACATTATCAAGCACTGTGTCGTTTTGCTCTTACTGTTATTCCTCTCGAAAACCTGGCAGAGGAAGCAGTACAGAACGTATTTGTAAATATTTGGGAAAAACACAAAACAATAACAGTAAAATCCAACATTAAAGGGTTACTTTATCAATCGGTGTATAACGAAAGTATCAGATTAAGAAAAAAAAGACTAAAAACGAAAGAGTATGAATCGGAATATGTAGACCAACTTTTACCCGATTTTGATAATCAAGATCAACCCGATATTACTTTCATCAAACAAGCCATTAGTAATGCCATAGCCAACTTACCCGAAAAATGTCGTGATATATTTATCATGCGCCGAAAAGAAGGATTAAGCAACATTGAAATCGCAGAATATCTTGGGATATCAGTTAAAACAGTTGAAAACCAAATAGCTATAGCTATCAAAAAACTACGATTAGAACTATCTCCAGTCGTAAAACATCTTCCAATTATTCTGATTCTATTAAAAATTTCCTAA
- a CDS encoding ABC transporter ATP-binding protein, which translates to MILRTTNLSHKYKKVTVLKNVNLQIDKPGLYVFVGANGSGKSTLFNCINKLLQPTEGNITVDNSKFGVLYEPVSTEPNLTVKQIIQMAASIRKADVNECTEQLKFWNLDEHQNKTFKALSLGMRKRLMIACSLLGNPDLHIWDEPFNGLDPLGMEKLREVIQFLKEQQKTILLSTHILGELDNIATEILIIKNGELSYTFKPNSTNSTLKQQILEVL; encoded by the coding sequence ATGATACTACGAACAACTAATCTTAGCCATAAATATAAGAAAGTAACGGTACTGAAAAACGTTAATCTGCAAATTGACAAACCGGGCTTATATGTTTTTGTTGGTGCAAATGGTTCTGGTAAATCAACATTATTCAATTGCATAAACAAACTTTTACAACCAACAGAAGGCAATATAACTGTCGACAATTCCAAGTTTGGAGTATTATACGAGCCCGTATCAACTGAACCAAATTTAACAGTTAAACAGATTATACAAATGGCTGCATCAATACGAAAAGCAGATGTGAACGAATGCACAGAACAACTAAAATTCTGGAATCTGGATGAACATCAGAATAAAACATTTAAAGCTTTATCGCTAGGTATGCGCAAACGATTAATGATTGCATGTTCCTTATTGGGGAATCCGGATTTACATATTTGGGATGAACCATTTAACGGACTCGATCCATTGGGGATGGAAAAATTAAGAGAGGTAATTCAATTTCTTAAAGAACAACAAAAGACCATTCTTTTATCAACTCACATTCTAGGTGAATTAGATAATATCGCCACCGAAATTCTTATAATAAAAAATGGTGAGTTGTCTTATACATTCAAGCCAAATAGTACGAACAGCACACTTAAACAACAAATACTCGAAGTTCTATAG
- a CDS encoding TlpA family protein disulfide reductase has translation MKKILPLLLTVSFAFVLLANTAISKWNNNSIFRNYGSIDEPVREALANNDFLYDEKDTEIIVINLWATWCKPCQKEIPELNKVLNKYEQDNVLFVALTSEKQSEVIEWMDLQKNQFMYFQLFEQQNLMNYLFQLNPDSSFKNGQKPESYPTNIIIKNKKLLYFEIGYSDESIKKIDMALKKAIKE, from the coding sequence ATGAAAAAGATATTACCACTACTTCTTACCGTTTCATTTGCCTTTGTTTTGCTTGCTAACACAGCTATAAGCAAATGGAATAACAATAGCATATTCCGCAATTACGGTTCTATTGATGAACCAGTGCGGGAAGCATTAGCCAACAACGATTTTTTATATGATGAGAAAGATACTGAGATAATAGTTATCAATTTATGGGCAACCTGGTGTAAACCTTGTCAGAAAGAGATACCTGAACTAAACAAAGTATTGAATAAATACGAACAGGATAATGTTTTATTTGTGGCTTTAACAAGCGAAAAACAAAGTGAGGTTATCGAATGGATGGATCTGCAAAAAAATCAGTTTATGTACTTTCAGCTTTTTGAACAGCAAAATCTTATGAACTATCTGTTTCAGTTAAATCCTGATTCTTCGTTTAAAAATGGTCAAAAACCAGAATCGTATCCAACCAATATTATAATCAAAAATAAAAAGCTGCTATACTTTGAAATAGGTTATTCAGATGAATCAATAAAGAAAATAGATATGGCGTTGAAGAAAGCAATAAAAGAATAA
- a CDS encoding PAS domain-containing sensor histidine kinase, whose amino-acid sequence MNNFWCLYDSIPSNICLINKELEIIYVNSTFKNTFKSYLYNQVNSIDQIFPKLKDEEYLLKLSLLFDNGEATSLSVQYLDNGIIKHFKLQVNLLKDDKSSSQHAIIIIEDVSDLMNQIIAQKNQLHLLKITLDETKKAKLALIESEESLIISNNTKNKLLSIISHDLKTPLNALVNISDLLIQNECDVHEECRNVDLLTAINLSAKQSLEMVTNLLSWARTQLKRINPHRIEFCLCDLFKDVTYYFAGSLKSKNLDINIDLPNEDCVVYADFDMIKLVLQNLISNAIKYSYSGGKIDLIVKDTKDSFTISISDNGVGMDEEIIDILSETEYINSIIGTNNEMGTGLGLSVCNEFLKFHDSSLQVESTKNVVTSLSFKLLKVNN is encoded by the coding sequence ATGAATAATTTTTGGTGTTTGTATGATTCTATTCCGTCAAACATTTGCTTGATAAATAAAGAGTTAGAAATCATATATGTAAATAGTACCTTTAAAAATACATTTAAATCTTACCTGTATAACCAAGTAAATTCAATTGATCAGATTTTTCCTAAACTGAAAGATGAAGAGTATCTGTTAAAATTAAGTCTTTTATTTGATAATGGTGAAGCAACTTCCTTATCGGTGCAATATCTCGATAATGGTATTATAAAACACTTTAAACTACAAGTAAATTTACTCAAGGATGATAAATCCAGTTCACAACATGCCATAATTATTATTGAAGATGTTTCTGATTTAATGAATCAGATTATTGCACAAAAAAATCAACTGCATCTACTTAAAATTACTTTGGATGAAACAAAGAAGGCAAAACTTGCACTTATCGAATCTGAAGAGAGTTTAATTATATCAAATAATACAAAAAATAAGCTACTTTCAATTATTTCTCATGATCTTAAAACACCATTAAATGCTTTGGTAAATATTAGTGATTTATTAATTCAAAATGAATGTGATGTGCATGAAGAATGTCGTAATGTTGATTTGCTAACAGCCATTAACTTATCTGCCAAGCAAAGTTTAGAAATGGTCACTAATTTATTAAGTTGGGCTCGAACTCAATTAAAACGAATTAATCCTCACAGAATAGAATTCTGCCTTTGTGATTTATTTAAAGATGTTACTTATTATTTTGCTGGTAGCTTAAAAAGTAAAAATTTAGATATTAATATCGATTTACCCAATGAAGATTGTGTTGTATACGCCGATTTTGATATGATTAAGCTGGTACTTCAAAATTTAATTTCGAATGCTATTAAATATTCATATAGTGGTGGTAAAATTGATTTAATAGTAAAAGATACGAAGGATTCATTCACAATAAGTATAAGCGATAATGGGGTAGGTATGGATGAAGAAATTATTGACATACTTTCCGAAACAGAATATATCAATTCAATAATTGGGACTAATAATGAAATGGGTACAGGATTAGGTTTGTCGGTATGTAATGAATTTCTAAAATTTCATGATTCATCACTGCAAGTTGAAAGTACTAAAAATGTAGTTACCTCATTAAGTTTTAAATTGCTTAAAGTAAATAACTAG
- a CDS encoding FecR family protein, protein MKTNKQHRNQVSDNDFIKSLPELELSYSKSKEEVWGSLSAIIDKENTQLEENISPIRSIHYLKFAYAVAAVFITLLVSTAFMRFYTKTINVGTGEQITALLPDKSSIELNAGSTIQYHPYWWQFNRQVQFEGEGFFKVQKGSAFEVISTKGKTIVLGTSFNIYSRKDDYTVTCYTGKVKVVSTKSGQSVAITPNQQAIININGSIISRDDINTDNTIAWRDGMFIFTATPVNLVFEEIERQYGVNIALSTNINYNYTGNFTRQQSVDDVMHTVCLALNLNYQQVKGGYKVSKY, encoded by the coding sequence ATGAAAACCAATAAGCAACATAGAAACCAGGTATCTGACAATGATTTTATAAAGTCGTTACCAGAACTTGAGCTTTCGTATTCAAAATCGAAAGAAGAAGTATGGGGCTCATTGTCTGCTATCATAGATAAAGAGAATACTCAATTAGAAGAAAATATAAGTCCAATTCGCTCCATCCATTACTTAAAATTTGCTTATGCTGTAGCCGCTGTTTTTATAACATTACTTGTAAGTACAGCATTTATGAGATTTTATACAAAAACTATTAATGTTGGAACCGGGGAACAAATCACGGCTTTATTACCCGACAAATCAAGCATCGAACTAAATGCCGGTTCTACTATCCAATACCATCCTTATTGGTGGCAATTTAATCGCCAGGTACAATTTGAAGGCGAAGGATTTTTTAAAGTTCAAAAAGGAAGCGCTTTTGAAGTAATTTCAACAAAAGGTAAAACCATTGTTTTAGGCACAAGTTTTAATATCTATTCGAGAAAAGATGATTATACAGTAACTTGTTATACCGGCAAAGTTAAAGTTGTTAGCACAAAAAGTGGGCAATCTGTTGCGATAACTCCTAACCAACAGGCTATTATAAATATTAATGGATCGATAATAAGCCGAGACGATATTAATACCGATAACACTATCGCATGGCGAGACGGTATGTTTATTTTTACTGCCACCCCCGTTAATCTGGTTTTCGAAGAAATTGAACGTCAATATGGTGTGAATATTGCTTTAAGCACGAATATTAATTACAACTATACAGGAAATTTCACCCGACAACAATCCGTTGACGATGTAATGCATACTGTTTGTTTAGCATTAAATCTCAATTATCAACAAGTAAAAGGAGGTTATAAGGTGAGTAAATATTAA
- a CDS encoding sigma-70 family RNA polymerase sigma factor yields MRREVFKSLFDEQFDPLRNYLFYRCGDENMATDVAQDAFLKLWEKQWEKPPEELVKLLYKIAKDNLITKFRRHKKELEYTTKPPVNNHSLSPEEELDYKELQVKYENALKEMPEIQREVFFMSRNDELKYHEIAEKLDLSIKAVEKRMKNALQYLRQKLTVQ; encoded by the coding sequence TTGAGACGTGAAGTTTTTAAAAGTCTGTTTGACGAGCAATTCGACCCTCTGCGTAATTATCTGTTTTATAGATGCGGAGATGAAAATATGGCAACTGATGTTGCTCAGGATGCATTTTTAAAATTATGGGAGAAACAATGGGAAAAACCACCAGAAGAATTAGTTAAGTTACTTTATAAAATTGCGAAAGATAATTTGATCACTAAATTTCGAAGACATAAAAAAGAGCTCGAATATACAACCAAACCACCTGTCAACAACCATAGTTTAAGTCCTGAAGAAGAGCTTGATTATAAAGAATTACAAGTCAAGTATGAAAACGCTTTAAAAGAGATGCCGGAGATTCAAAGAGAGGTTTTTTTTATGAGCAGAAACGATGAACTTAAATATCATGAAATAGCAGAAAAACTCGATTTAAGTATTAAAGCGGTGGAAAAAAGAATGAAAAACGCACTGCAATATTTAAGACAAAAACTGACAGTACAATGA
- a CDS encoding response regulator transcription factor: protein MGYIIGVVDDHPLFREGLKAILLRNSDVAEVLTFCDGEDVIKFLKEDGKVDVFFMDIIMPICDGLYTTEYIKKHYSEIKVLGLSSIDRVEFVEKMIAAGADGYLLKECNLKDITEALIAVLSDSNYFSPKIIVALSESTKLRLQTKAEDSIIVGLSHRELEVFKNLCNGYSRREIAGMLYISEKTVDKHKENIFKKTGCKSLIQLVVTAIKQGVLKLEELENAL from the coding sequence ATGGGCTATATTATTGGAGTTGTAGATGATCATCCATTGTTTAGAGAGGGTCTGAAAGCTATTTTACTTAGAAATTCCGATGTTGCTGAAGTTCTTACTTTTTGCGATGGAGAGGATGTGATAAAATTCTTAAAAGAAGATGGAAAAGTTGATGTCTTTTTTATGGATATTATTATGCCTATTTGTGATGGACTGTATACAACTGAATATATTAAGAAACATTATTCCGAAATTAAAGTTCTTGGTTTGTCATCTATCGATAGGGTAGAGTTTGTTGAGAAAATGATTGCTGCAGGTGCTGATGGATATCTTTTGAAGGAATGCAACCTAAAAGATATTACTGAAGCTCTAATTGCCGTATTATCTGATAGTAATTATTTTTCTCCCAAAATTATTGTAGCTCTATCAGAAAGTACAAAACTGCGATTACAAACAAAAGCTGAGGATTCTATTATTGTGGGATTATCACATCGTGAACTTGAGGTTTTTAAAAATTTGTGTAATGGTTATAGTAGGCGCGAAATTGCCGGAATGCTTTATATATCTGAAAAAACAGTAGATAAGCATAAGGAAAATATATTTAAGAAAACCGGATGTAAAAGTTTAATTCAATTAGTAGTAACTGCTATAAAGCAAGGTGTGCTAAAACTTGAAGAGCTTGAAAATGCTTTATGA
- a CDS encoding FecR domain-containing protein produces MSKPIPYNIIIASLESTITDDEKLDLKKWLEESDNNHEIYSSIAKTWNKTRLKQSNFNPDLQLALLKTKSRINRRLFIKRTASIAAILIIGLSITFLLNLNDNTDNWQSVVAQNQEKITLPDSTVVVLSEGSTIQFPNTFEGKNRRVKLNGKAYFEVTHNKNKPFIVKTNLSQTKVLGTKFTLNTQAKKQDVLYLDEGKVEFSSLSWFGPKQIVHPGEKISFTEGKLTTNVAINDNLSTWATGKLVYKDIALNDLIKQLETYYHTHILLASPKLNELHFSGTISQSSSEEALQIIALTLQLRLSTNNQTLTLSL; encoded by the coding sequence ATGTCGAAACCAATACCATATAACATTATAATTGCATCGTTGGAAAGCACAATAACCGATGATGAAAAGTTGGACTTGAAAAAGTGGTTGGAAGAATCAGACAACAACCATGAAATTTATAGCTCAATTGCAAAAACGTGGAATAAAACACGACTTAAGCAATCTAATTTCAATCCGGATTTACAACTGGCTTTATTAAAAACAAAAAGCAGAATCAACCGACGATTATTTATTAAACGAACAGCAAGCATTGCTGCCATCTTAATAATTGGTTTAAGCATTACCTTTTTATTGAATCTAAATGATAACACCGATAATTGGCAATCGGTAGTAGCTCAAAACCAAGAAAAAATAACCTTACCCGATTCTACAGTAGTCGTTCTTTCTGAAGGTTCAACTATTCAATTTCCTAACACTTTTGAAGGTAAAAACCGACGAGTTAAACTAAATGGAAAAGCCTATTTTGAAGTAACACACAATAAAAACAAGCCTTTCATTGTTAAAACAAACCTCTCTCAAACCAAAGTATTGGGTACTAAATTCACACTTAATACTCAAGCTAAAAAACAAGATGTTTTATATCTGGATGAAGGAAAAGTGGAATTTAGTTCGCTAAGTTGGTTTGGCCCAAAACAGATAGTTCACCCGGGAGAGAAAATTAGTTTTACAGAAGGGAAACTTACGACTAATGTAGCTATTAATGATAACCTTTCGACCTGGGCAACAGGCAAATTGGTTTATAAAGATATTGCCTTAAACGACTTGATAAAACAACTCGAAACATATTATCACACACATATTTTACTTGCATCACCAAAACTGAATGAATTACATTTTAGCGGAACAATTTCACAATCGTCGTCCGAAGAAGCTTTACAAATTATTGCTCTAACCCTTCAATTACGACTTTCGACTAATAATCAAACCTTAACCCTAAGTTTATGA
- a CDS encoding carboxypeptidase-like regulatory domain-containing protein: protein MKYLTLLLLLIGYTASAQQNVKSILDSLSLKYQLELCYSNDLVDLEQPVKVSSDSMGFNEILKELTLQSKLTIEKHDSTLVITPLEKNDILISGKLIDMESGEEVPFAHILQKDWGTGTITNDVGKFELNVPQILAGMELRFSSMGYSDTTLIIPSSDSINLTIKIRPKPYNLKEVMVLPNGNSAVDLVKTAVKQIKRNYHRKTVQMDAFYRQIGMRENDYVNLIEAALLIEDKGINSSTETTKIKVEEMRKSTNYLIQHDTKHKLAYKVLDKIFGHRNIFYKCYNRNSVRNYRADWWYRPLMDYDHFEYEYEGAVWLDTMKVYKVKYTYVHIPESMGGGKIKYNNNWDGGYIYINSDDMAIVQLDNVWQFFESNPSYSTFKDGIMWKSTRSYQKIGDKYYLKYIKGLTYPNAPLYSIKKTDTDTIIKNRQSAEEILLITDVITDKRLQDRIKYKDKLARDEKTLEKKYPYHPDFWAHYNMVQLKPLPGKAIEDLEWEKSLDLQFEENGSHDTTNN, encoded by the coding sequence ATGAAATACTTAACTCTACTATTACTTCTTATCGGATATACAGCAAGTGCACAACAAAACGTAAAAAGTATCCTCGATAGCTTATCGTTAAAATATCAACTCGAACTATGTTATAGTAACGATTTAGTTGATTTGGAGCAACCTGTTAAGGTTAGTTCCGATTCGATGGGATTTAATGAAATCCTAAAAGAATTAACGCTTCAATCAAAACTTACAATTGAAAAACACGATTCTACACTCGTTATCACTCCTCTTGAAAAGAATGATATACTTATTAGCGGTAAACTAATTGATATGGAGAGCGGGGAAGAAGTACCATTTGCCCATATATTGCAAAAAGATTGGGGCACAGGTACCATTACCAACGACGTTGGAAAATTTGAATTAAACGTTCCGCAAATTTTAGCTGGTATGGAACTGCGATTTTCAAGTATGGGATATTCCGACACGACTCTCATCATTCCATCGTCAGATTCTATTAATTTAACGATAAAGATCCGACCCAAACCATACAATTTAAAGGAAGTGATGGTACTACCCAACGGTAATTCAGCTGTTGATTTAGTAAAAACCGCTGTAAAACAAATAAAACGCAATTACCATCGAAAAACGGTGCAAATGGATGCTTTCTATCGCCAGATAGGAATGCGAGAAAATGATTACGTCAATCTGATTGAAGCTGCCTTATTAATTGAAGATAAAGGAATTAATTCAAGCACCGAAACCACAAAAATAAAGGTGGAAGAAATGCGTAAAAGCACCAATTACCTAATTCAACACGATACAAAACACAAACTGGCTTATAAAGTATTGGATAAAATATTTGGTCATCGAAACATCTTCTACAAATGTTACAATCGCAATAGTGTAAGAAATTATCGGGCTGATTGGTGGTATCGTCCATTGATGGATTATGATCATTTTGAATACGAATACGAAGGTGCCGTATGGCTTGATACCATGAAGGTTTATAAAGTGAAATATACTTATGTACACATTCCAGAATCAATGGGTGGAGGTAAAATTAAGTATAATAACAACTGGGATGGGGGATATATTTATATTAACTCAGATGATATGGCAATTGTACAATTAGATAATGTTTGGCAATTTTTCGAATCAAATCCCTCATATAGCACTTTCAAAGACGGTATTATGTGGAAAAGTACTCGTTCATACCAGAAAATAGGTGATAAATATTATCTGAAATACATTAAAGGCTTAACCTACCCTAACGCTCCTTTATATTCAATTAAAAAAACAGATACTGATACCATTATTAAAAACAGACAAAGTGCTGAAGAAATTCTTTTGATAACCGATGTTATTACAGATAAACGTCTTCAGGACAGAATTAAATACAAAGATAAATTAGCCAGAGATGAAAAAACACTGGAAAAAAAATATCCTTACCATCCCGATTTTTGGGCTCATTATAATATGGTACAATTAAAACCACTTCCGGGTAAAGCCATTGAAGATCTGGAATGGGAAAAATCATTGGATTTACAATTTGAAGAAAACGGAAGCCATGATACTACGAACAACTAA
- a CDS encoding TonB-dependent receptor plug domain-containing protein — MNKYIIILFITISSVTVNSQEIKIDCTEKPLNELLIEWRNTYNLQFSFNDQLLSQFLITKNKAFTRADEAIQDVLKGLPLDYEKSDFVYIIYAQRAKKPSKKYYLSGKIIEKGSKEPLAFSHISANGIQTSTDIKGSFRFTFDNDSIFEVKVSHLGCYIVDTVLLAGQHVIELLPSVVGLPEVRVTNNIVEKSAQVGERAGLIQLNHHIADYLPGNGDNSVFDLLKLQPGITAAGENPNDLILWGSTEGTSIVQFDGYTIWGLKNLNDNIGAVNPYMVKNIDVLKGGYDVTYSDFIGGIIDINGRNGNMIRPSFHFFINNQTINSMLELPIGKKSSLIAAYRQNYYDLLSSNDVRLQEVNNIEQYDWDYNEPDYTFRDLNVKYSVQGDNGDLFYISVLGGGDELNLFAQRDTSFGRPSTNITVTESLDVNENTHQMGASAYYGKSFRSGHSSSIQLSYSHFDNDYNISSYRKIRNNTNLRYSRVATNEIVEMKGDWQTRFLITNQHQLTTGLLLIQNNTVLSEQINNRSYIDLKSYASRGVLYAQDKLGILPNFEATAGIRLNLPTHLSEVYIDPRISVSYKPGLFKINAAWGRYHQFIARTSIVDDNNRIRYAWYVGGYNDVPILNSEHFVLGTAYTTNDFLFSLDTYYKRNKNLTRYIQFSQTGYVSDGQSKSYGLDLYLKKDIKGHSIWTTYSLGKTMELYDYFPKKEYRRAPQDQTHEFKIAGLLNLKSIHISASYIYGSGFPLFTDNIEYQYTETDYNRIDASAIYQFTTHKIVGEIGISILNLLNTANVKYNSFQLIPVDEFNSVLINEEAMTFTPLLHVKLSF; from the coding sequence GTGAATAAATACATTATCATTTTATTCATTACAATTAGTTCAGTAACAGTAAACTCTCAAGAAATAAAAATAGACTGTACTGAAAAACCGCTGAATGAACTGCTGATTGAATGGCGTAATACCTACAATTTGCAGTTTTCATTTAACGACCAACTATTGTCTCAATTTTTAATCACTAAAAATAAAGCCTTTACCAGGGCTGATGAGGCAATACAAGACGTACTTAAAGGTTTACCTCTAGATTATGAGAAATCAGATTTTGTATATATCATATATGCTCAACGCGCAAAAAAACCTAGTAAGAAATATTACCTAAGCGGTAAAATTATAGAAAAAGGAAGTAAAGAACCTTTGGCCTTTTCACATATTTCGGCAAATGGTATACAGACAAGTACAGACATAAAAGGTTCCTTTAGGTTTACATTTGATAACGATAGCATTTTTGAAGTAAAAGTTTCTCATTTAGGTTGTTATATTGTAGATACCGTACTATTGGCCGGACAACATGTAATTGAATTACTTCCATCTGTTGTTGGGCTGCCGGAAGTAAGAGTAACCAACAATATTGTTGAAAAATCAGCTCAAGTAGGCGAAAGAGCGGGATTGATTCAACTAAACCATCACATAGCTGATTATCTGCCAGGTAATGGCGATAATTCTGTTTTTGACTTGCTAAAATTACAGCCGGGTATTACAGCAGCAGGCGAAAATCCAAACGATTTGATTTTATGGGGGAGCACTGAAGGAACCAGCATCGTACAATTTGATGGCTATACTATTTGGGGATTAAAAAACCTGAATGATAACATAGGTGCCGTTAATCCATATATGGTAAAAAATATAGACGTTTTAAAAGGTGGTTATGATGTAACATACAGTGATTTTATAGGCGGCATAATAGACATTAATGGTAGGAATGGTAATATGATAAGGCCTTCATTCCATTTCTTCATTAATAACCAGACCATTAATAGTATGTTGGAATTACCTATTGGAAAAAAATCATCACTGATAGCAGCATACCGACAAAACTATTACGATTTACTTTCATCGAACGATGTTAGATTACAAGAAGTAAATAACATTGAGCAATACGACTGGGATTACAATGAACCCGATTATACCTTTCGAGATCTAAATGTGAAGTATAGTGTACAAGGTGATAATGGTGACCTATTTTACATTAGTGTACTAGGAGGAGGAGATGAACTGAATCTATTTGCCCAACGAGATACAAGTTTTGGCCGACCATCAACAAATATTACTGTTACCGAATCGCTTGATGTAAATGAAAATACACATCAAATGGGAGCTTCAGCCTATTATGGTAAATCATTTCGATCTGGACATTCATCTTCCATTCAATTAAGTTATTCTCATTTCGATAATGATTATAACATCAGCTCGTATCGAAAAATCAGAAACAATACAAACTTAAGATATTCAAGAGTTGCAACCAATGAAATAGTTGAAATGAAAGGTGACTGGCAAACACGCTTTTTAATCACCAACCAGCATCAGCTTACTACCGGACTACTATTGATTCAAAACAATACGGTATTATCAGAACAAATCAATAATAGAAGTTACATCGATTTAAAAAGTTATGCATCAAGAGGGGTACTCTACGCACAAGATAAATTAGGTATACTTCCTAACTTTGAAGCAACAGCAGGCATACGATTAAATCTACCTACGCATCTTTCTGAGGTTTATATCGATCCACGAATATCAGTATCGTATAAACCTGGATTATTTAAAATTAATGCAGCGTGGGGTAGATATCACCAGTTTATTGCTCGAACATCTATTGTTGATGATAATAATAGAATCCGATATGCCTGGTATGTAGGTGGATACAATGATGTTCCAATACTTAACTCCGAACACTTTGTATTAGGAACTGCCTATACCACAAATGATTTCTTATTCAGCCTGGATACATACTATAAAAGAAACAAAAATTTAACCCGCTATATTCAATTTTCCCAAACTGGTTATGTATCTGATGGGCAAAGCAAAAGTTATGGATTAGATCTGTATCTAAAGAAAGATATTAAGGGACATTCCATCTGGACAACGTATTCACTTGGAAAAACAATGGAACTGTACGATTACTTTCCTAAGAAAGAATATCGTCGGGCACCTCAGGATCAAACTCACGAATTTAAAATAGCAGGTTTACTTAACCTAAAATCCATTCATATATCGGCCAGCTACATTTATGGATCAGGATTCCCATTGTTTACCGATAACATTGAATACCAATATACTGAAACTGATTACAACAGAATTGATGCTTCGGCTATTTATCAATTCACAACTCACAAAATAGTTGGCGAAATAGGTATTTCAATTCTTAATTTACTAAACACAGCCAATGTGAAGTACAACAGTTTTCAACTCATTCCAGTGGATGAATTCAACTCAGTTTTGATAAATGAAGAAGCTATGACTTTCACACCTTTATTACATGTAAAATTATCGTTTTAA